From one Culex quinquefasciatus strain JHB chromosome 3, VPISU_Cqui_1.0_pri_paternal, whole genome shotgun sequence genomic stretch:
- the LOC6041337 gene encoding nascent polypeptide-associated complex subunit alpha, which produces MPELTEITESAAAAVPSTSADNTEAKLEDAPSDTESEDTIPELEDAGTGAAQLSAGGMPDLVSKAKQSRGEKKARKIMSKLGLKPVQGVNRVTIRKSKNILFVINNPDVYKNPHSDTYIIFGEAKIEDLSQQAQVAAAEKFKAPEAAPTAGETSGATTSVAPIAEEDEEEVDESGLNEKDIELVMQNAQVPRAKAIRALKENAFDVVNAIMELTM; this is translated from the exons ATGCCAGAATTGACTGAAATCACGGAATCTGCGGCCGCCGCCGTCCCGAGCACCTCCGCCGACAACACAGAGGCCAAGCTGGAGGACGCCCCGAGCGACACCGAGTCCGAGGACACAATCCCAGAGCTGGAGGATGCAG GAACTGGCGCCGCCCAGCTGTCCGCCGGCGGCATGCCCGACCTCGTCTCCAAGGCCAAGCAGTCCCGTGGCGAGAAGAAGGCTCGCAAGATCATGTCCAAGCTCGGCCTGAAGCCGGTGCAGGGCGTGAACCGGGTCACCATCCGCAAGTCAAAGAACATCCTGTTTGTGATAAACAACCCGGACGTGTACAAGAACCCCCACAGCGACACCTACATCATCTTCGGTGAGGCCAAGATCGAGGATCTGTCGCAGCAGGCCCAGGTCGCCGCCGCCGAGAAGTTCAAGGCCCCGGAAGCGGCCCCCACGGCTGGGGAAACGTCTGGCGCCACCACCTCCGTCGCACCGATCGCCGAAGAGGACGAGGAGGAGGTCGACGAATCCGGACTCAACGAGAAGGACATCGAACTGGTCATGCAGAACGCACAAGTACCCCGCGCCAAGGCCATCCGGGCACTCAAGGAGAACGCCTTCGACGTCGTCAACGCGATCATGGAGCTCACGATGTAA
- the LOC119770516 gene encoding uncharacterized protein LOC119770516, with product MSSNHQKSVDIPLDEYIAKMNITSTTPNSPEISEANSEPADSIQRTLRTDSERSETPPRSSLAQSMKPKVSFRSRNLDFHRDESARHRLPYQASADARNRIQQLRNRRRQFPELGEGSGGPTRPSIVPPSSMQRQAAVTTGPSWEQMLPYEQLQQMATTTYFLSMFFNLPPPPPFNDPALFRR from the exons ATGTcctcaaatcatcaaaaatcagtGGATATTCCACTTG ACGAGTATATCGCTAAAATGAACATAACCTCGACAACCCCAAATTCACCGGAAATATCGGAAGCAAATTCCGAACCTGCAGACAGCATTCAGCGAACGCTTCGCACCGATTCCGAGCGCAGCGAAACGCCACCCAGAAGCAGTTTGGCGCAGAGTATGAAACCGAAGGTTTCGTTCCGCAGCCGAAATCTGGACTTCCATCGTGACGAATCTGCTCGCCACCGTCTTCCCTACCAAGCTTCGGCCGATGCGCGCAATCGAATCCAGCAGCTGCGAAACCGGCGCAGACAGTTTCCGGAACTTGGGGAGGGTTCCGGCGGACCAACGCGACCCTCGATTGTACCTCCGTCTTCGATGCAGCGGCAGGCCGCTGTCACAACCGGTCCATCGTGGGAGCAGATGTTGCCCTACGAACAGCTGCAGCAGATGGCCACAACCACGTACTTCCTGAGCATGTTCTTCAACTTGCCGCCTCCGCCGCCGTTCAACGATCCGGCCCTGTTCCGTCGATGA
- the LOC6041336 gene encoding LOW QUALITY PROTEIN: uncharacterized protein LOC6041336 (The sequence of the model RefSeq protein was modified relative to this genomic sequence to represent the inferred CDS: deleted 1 base in 1 codon) encodes MASKLQQALGLSLDDYIAEKGIETGERPKPAAVPQTNEGAAFFKRQLRSEQEEEDDEDLLDMDDDPDGLPMDDCDEDEILGDTPPPLVPVEKLTSGNEDDEAKLEKDGGEGEEVERTFITVEQQRGIRHMASQQWRLKRDDNVFKKPTGLQPLMSVRAEFDRNTDNLIASLGENAKFHNDESRARIQDRLGKLGRQNHNNGGRNNGGRFRNQNRIRNQFNGKPSVASFNPSRDRFQQQSQPNRGGPLNDLRPLLSGPNPLAIDPFGGQIAAFEAALAQSSAQDRDKFSSAVQNAFRNHQLQQQGGQMQRPGLLGVAPSNCPQMAPFAAANVLLNHLTTVQQNFGPKYDMNIQKEIHELQGKKMLYGTSGVVSTDGPGIEDERIRPVATDLSMNMRFSSAVIEK; translated from the exons ATGGCTTCGAAGCTGCAGCAAGCGCTTGGACTATCGCTGG ACGATTACATCGCCGAAAAGGGCATCGAGACGGGAGAACGTCCCAAGCCGGCCGCGGTCCCGCAAACTAACGAGGGTGCCGCCTTCTTCAAACGGCAGCTCCGTTCCGAACAGGAAGAGGAGGACGATGAGGATCTGCTGGACATGGACGATGATCCGGACGGCTTGCCCATGGACGATTGCGACGAGGACGAAATTCTGGGCGACACTCCACCGCCGTTGGTTCCGGTCGAGAAGCTTACTTCCGGCAACGAGGACGACGAGGCGAAGCTGGAAAAAGACGGCGGCGAGGGTGAAGAAGTCGAGCGGACATTTATTACGGTGGAGCAGCAACGGGGCATTCGGCACATGGCCTCGCAGCAGTGGCGGCTCAAAAGAGATGACAATGTGTTCAAGAAACCGACCGGGCTGCAGCCGCTAATGTCGGTCCGAGCCGAGTTCGATCGGAACACGGACAACTTGATCGCTTCGCTGGGCGAAAACGCCAAGTTTCACAACGATGAGTCGCGCGCTCGCATTCAGGACCGGCTCGGGAAGCTAGGTCGTCAGAATCACAATAACGGCGGCAGAAACAACGGCGGTCGCTTCCGGAACCAGAA TCGAATCCGGAACCAGTTTAACGGCAAACCGAGCGTGGCTAGCTTCAACCCGAGTCGGGACCGCTTCCAGCAGCAGTCGCAGCCAAACCGCGGTGGTCCACTCAATGACCTGCGTCCACTTTTATCGGGTCCAAATCCGCTGGCAATCGATCCGTTCGGCGGCCAAATCGCTGCCTTCGAAGCTGCGTTGGCCCAATCGAGCGCGCAGGATCGGGACAAATTCTCGAGTGCGGTTCAGAACGCATTCCGCAACCATCAGCTGCAGCAACAGGGCGGACAGATGCAGCGGCCGGGACTGCTGGGAGTGGCGCCCTCCAACTGTCCGCAGATGGCACCGTTTGCGGCGGCCAACGTGCTGCTGAATCACCTGACGACTGTTCAGCAGAACTTTGGCCCCAAGTACGACATGAACATACAAAAGGAGATCCACGAGTTGCAGGGC AAAAAAATGCTGTACGGCACGAGTGGCGTGGTCAGCACGGACGGGCCCGGCATCGAGGACGAACGGATTCGCCCGGTGGCCACCGATCTGAGTATGAACATGCGGTTCAGCTCGGCCGTGATCGAGAAGTAA